In the Salinirubrum litoreum genome, one interval contains:
- the hisB gene encoding imidazoleglycerol-phosphate dehydratase HisB, whose translation MDRTAAVSRETSETAIDLTLDVDGDGDARVDTGIGFFDHMLTAFAKHGLFDLTVECDGDLHVDDHHTVEDVAIVLGEAFDEALGDKRGIRRFADRRVPLDEAVASVVVDVSGRPSFHFEGEFSQERVGEFTSHMGKHFARSLATNAGLTLHAEVTGENAHHEVEALFKGLARTLDDATRLDERRSDTPSTKGDL comes from the coding sequence ATGGACCGGACGGCCGCCGTGTCGCGCGAGACGAGCGAGACGGCAATCGACCTGACGCTCGACGTGGACGGCGACGGCGACGCCCGCGTCGACACCGGCATCGGCTTCTTCGACCACATGCTCACCGCCTTCGCCAAGCACGGCCTGTTCGACCTCACCGTCGAGTGTGACGGCGACCTCCACGTCGACGACCACCACACGGTCGAGGACGTGGCGATCGTCCTCGGCGAGGCGTTCGACGAGGCACTCGGCGACAAGCGTGGCATCCGCCGCTTCGCAGACCGGCGCGTCCCGCTGGACGAGGCGGTCGCCTCGGTCGTCGTGGACGTCTCGGGCCGTCCGAGTTTCCACTTCGAGGGCGAGTTCTCACAGGAACGCGTCGGCGAGTTCACGAGTCACATGGGCAAGCACTTCGCGCGCTCGCTGGCGACGAACGCCGGCCTGACGCTCCACGCCGAGGTGACGGGCGAGAACGCCCACCACGAGGTCGAGGCGCTGTTCAAGGGTCTCGCCAGAACGCTGGACGACGCGACCCGACTGGACGAGCGCCGGTCGGACACCCCGAGTACGAAAGGCGATCTCTGA
- a CDS encoding ribbon-helix-helix domain-containing protein, which yields MERVTLRIPKQQIEEVEQMVETGEFPNRSEAIRSAVREMLNEQRENRESNNGTKRSWAKV from the coding sequence ATGGAGCGTGTGACACTACGGATTCCGAAGCAGCAGATCGAGGAGGTCGAACAGATGGTGGAGACGGGAGAGTTCCCGAATCGCTCGGAAGCCATCCGCTCGGCAGTCCGCGAGATGCTCAACGAACAGCGGGAGAACCGCGAGTCGAACAACGGCACGAAGCGTAGCTGGGCCAAGGTGTAA
- a CDS encoding O-acetylhomoserine aminocarboxypropyltransferase/cysteine synthase family protein: MRRGFNTRSLHAGQDPDPATGSRAPPIYQTTSYVFEDADYAADLYALEADGDIYSRISNPTVRQLEVRLADLSGGTGAVATASGMAALDAATTVLAEVGDNVVASADMYGGTQTYFEKMATRRGIETRIVDTLDYDAYADAIDADTAFVHAETLANPSLVTPDFERLAEVAHAQGAPLFVDNTFATPYLCRPLEHGADLVWESTTKWIHGHGTTIGGALIDGGSFPWEQADYPEVAGDNPAYHDVDFSERFPDAPLAAAARFRSVRSLGNGQSPFDAWQTMQGLETLPLRMDRHCENAHLVAEFLRDHEDVAWVTYPGLDDHPTHENAAEYLADFGGMLTFGLDGGYDAGRRLCEETDLASFLANVGDAKTLIIHPASTTHAQLSPNQQREAGVQPDMLRLSVGIESAEDVIADLRQGIASATDSDGPAGVAGGTESTTGDAPDDTTT; this comes from the coding sequence ATGAGACGAGGCTTCAACACCCGAAGTCTACACGCCGGGCAGGACCCCGACCCCGCCACCGGGTCGCGCGCCCCGCCGATCTACCAGACCACCTCCTACGTCTTCGAGGACGCCGACTACGCCGCCGACCTCTACGCCCTCGAAGCGGACGGCGACATCTACTCGCGCATCTCGAACCCGACCGTCCGACAGTTGGAAGTCAGACTGGCGGACCTCTCGGGCGGGACCGGCGCGGTCGCCACGGCCTCCGGGATGGCCGCACTCGACGCCGCGACGACCGTCCTCGCCGAGGTCGGCGACAACGTCGTCGCCTCGGCCGACATGTACGGCGGGACGCAGACCTACTTCGAGAAGATGGCGACGCGCCGGGGCATCGAGACCCGCATCGTCGACACGCTCGACTACGACGCCTACGCCGACGCCATCGACGCCGACACCGCGTTCGTCCACGCCGAGACGCTGGCGAACCCCTCGCTCGTCACGCCGGACTTCGAGCGACTCGCCGAGGTCGCCCACGCGCAGGGCGCACCGCTGTTCGTCGACAACACCTTCGCCACGCCCTACCTCTGTCGGCCGCTGGAACACGGGGCCGACCTCGTCTGGGAGTCCACGACGAAGTGGATCCACGGCCACGGCACCACCATCGGCGGCGCGCTGATCGACGGCGGGTCGTTCCCGTGGGAACAGGCCGACTACCCCGAGGTCGCCGGCGACAACCCGGCGTACCACGACGTGGACTTCTCGGAGCGCTTTCCGGACGCCCCGCTCGCGGCGGCCGCGCGCTTCCGGTCGGTCCGGAGTCTCGGCAACGGCCAGTCGCCCTTCGACGCCTGGCAGACGATGCAGGGCCTGGAGACGCTCCCCCTGCGGATGGACCGCCACTGCGAGAACGCCCACCTCGTCGCCGAGTTCCTCCGAGACCACGAGGACGTGGCGTGGGTCACCTACCCCGGACTGGACGACCACCCGACCCACGAGAACGCCGCCGAATATCTCGCGGACTTCGGCGGGATGCTCACCTTCGGCCTCGACGGCGGCTACGACGCCGGCCGGCGACTGTGTGAGGAGACGGACCTCGCCAGTTTCCTCGCCAACGTCGGCGACGCGAAGACACTGATCATCCACCCGGCGTCGACCACCCACGCGCAACTCTCGCCCAACCAGCAGCGCGAGGCGGGCGTCCAGCCAGACATGCTCCGCCTGTCGGTCGGCATCGAGAGCGCGGAGGACGTGATCGCCGACCTCCGGCAGGGTATCGCGTCGGCGACCGACAGCGACGGTCCAGCGGGCGTGGCCGGCGGGACCGAAAGCACCACGGGGGACGCGCCCGACGACACGACAACATGA
- a CDS encoding O-acetylhomoserine aminocarboxypropyltransferase/cysteine synthase family protein, whose product MADDDEQPGFATRSLHAGQEPDPATGARAPPIYQTTSYVFDDAEDAAKQFALEKEGHIYSRLMNPTVGMLQERLASLEGGIGAAATASGMASFDLANFLLAEAGDNIVSSSSLYGGTYTYLTHTVERRGVSTRFVDTLDYDAYAEAIDEDTAYVHLETIGNPALVTPDIQQIADIAHEHGTPLFVDNTFATPYLCRPLEHGADLVWDSTTKWLTGSGSTVGGALIDGGSFPWAEYADDYPEIAKPNPAYHGVNFEERFGQAAFTYAAIARGLRDLGNSQSPFDAWVTLQKLESLPMRMERHCANAQVVAEFLEDHPQVAWVDYPGLASHETHAEASEYLDGGYGGMIAFGLAGGYEAAKGTVEGVELASLLANVGDAKTLVIHPASTTHQQLTDEEKQAAGVTDDMVRLSVGIEDADDIVADLDQAITAASR is encoded by the coding sequence ATGGCAGACGACGACGAGCAACCGGGATTCGCCACACGCAGTCTCCACGCCGGACAGGAACCGGACCCCGCCACCGGAGCGCGGGCACCACCCATCTACCAGACGACCTCCTACGTCTTCGACGACGCGGAGGACGCCGCGAAGCAGTTCGCCTTAGAGAAGGAGGGCCACATCTACTCGCGGCTGATGAACCCGACCGTCGGGATGTTGCAGGAGCGACTCGCCTCGCTCGAAGGCGGCATCGGCGCGGCCGCGACCGCCTCCGGGATGGCCTCCTTCGACCTCGCCAACTTCCTGCTGGCCGAAGCGGGCGACAACATCGTCTCCTCCTCGTCGCTGTACGGCGGCACCTACACCTACCTCACCCACACCGTCGAGCGCCGGGGCGTCTCGACGCGGTTCGTGGACACCCTGGACTACGACGCCTACGCCGAGGCAATCGACGAGGACACCGCCTACGTCCACTTAGAGACCATCGGCAACCCCGCCTTGGTCACGCCGGACATCCAGCAGATCGCCGACATCGCCCACGAACACGGGACGCCGCTGTTCGTGGACAACACCTTCGCCACCCCGTACCTCTGCCGCCCGCTCGAACACGGCGCGGACCTCGTCTGGGACTCCACGACGAAGTGGCTCACCGGGTCCGGGTCGACGGTCGGCGGCGCACTCATCGACGGCGGGTCGTTCCCGTGGGCGGAGTACGCCGACGACTACCCCGAGATCGCCAAGCCGAACCCGGCCTACCACGGCGTCAACTTCGAGGAGCGGTTCGGCCAGGCCGCGTTCACCTACGCCGCCATCGCCCGCGGCCTGCGTGACCTCGGAAACAGCCAGTCGCCGTTCGACGCGTGGGTCACCCTCCAGAAACTGGAGTCGCTCCCGATGCGGATGGAGCGTCACTGTGCGAACGCGCAGGTCGTCGCGGAGTTCCTCGAGGACCACCCGCAGGTCGCGTGGGTCGACTACCCCGGCCTGGCGTCCCACGAGACGCACGCGGAGGCCTCCGAGTACCTCGACGGCGGCTACGGCGGCATGATCGCCTTCGGACTCGCCGGCGGCTACGAGGCCGCGAAGGGGACCGTCGAGGGCGTCGAACTCGCCTCGCTGCTGGCGAACGTCGGCGACGCGAAGACGCTCGTCATCCACCCCGCCTCGACCACCCACCAGCAGTTGACCGACGAGGAGAAGCAGGCGGCCGGCGTCACCGACGACATGGTGCGCCTGTCGGTCGGCATCGAGGACGCCGACGACATCGTCGCCGATCTGGATCAGGCGATCACGGCGGCGTCGCGGTAA
- a CDS encoding class I SAM-dependent methyltransferase, whose protein sequence is MRRFSAEYLARTRAGMWADSRAALADLALDSRDRIVDVGCGTGELSGVLREESEAEVVGVDADTDLLAVAREELGGGDDESDDEFGGADSPDFSPVAGDATRLPLRDDCADLVVCQALLVNLPDPTPALREFARVSSDLVAAVEPNNAEVGVDSTVDREVTLESQVREAYLAGVETDVALGETVARRFRETGLSDVRTRTYYHEKRVEPPYDEHHVESARQKATGEGLDRHETELRRQLTSSEFDALRREWREMGREVVGQMADGDYRRVEVVPFEVTVGRVGG, encoded by the coding sequence ATGCGCAGATTCTCGGCCGAGTATCTCGCCCGCACCCGCGCGGGGATGTGGGCCGACTCCCGCGCGGCGCTCGCCGATCTCGCGCTCGATAGCCGAGACCGGATCGTCGACGTCGGCTGTGGCACCGGCGAACTCTCCGGTGTGTTGCGCGAGGAGTCGGAGGCCGAGGTCGTCGGCGTCGACGCCGACACCGACCTGCTGGCCGTCGCGCGCGAGGAACTCGGTGGGGGTGACGACGAGAGCGACGACGAATTCGGAGGTGCCGACTCGCCGGACTTCTCCCCGGTCGCGGGCGACGCGACGCGCCTCCCACTCCGCGACGACTGTGCCGACCTCGTCGTCTGTCAGGCACTGTTGGTCAACCTGCCCGATCCGACTCCAGCACTCCGGGAGTTCGCCCGCGTCTCCAGTGATCTCGTCGCGGCCGTCGAACCGAACAACGCCGAGGTGGGTGTCGACTCGACGGTCGACAGGGAGGTCACGCTGGAGTCGCAGGTCCGCGAGGCGTACCTCGCGGGCGTCGAGACCGACGTGGCACTCGGCGAGACGGTCGCCCGACGCTTCCGTGAGACAGGGCTGTCGGACGTGCGGACGCGCACCTACTACCACGAGAAGCGTGTCGAGCCACCCTACGACGAACACCACGTCGAGAGCGCGAGACAGAAGGCGACCGGCGAGGGGTTGGATCGCCACGAGACCGAACTCCGGCGACAGCTCACGTCGTCGGAGTTCGACGCCCTCCGTCGGGAGTGGCGGGAGATGGGCCGCGAGGTCGTCGGACAGATGGCCGACGGCGACTACCGCCGCGTCGAGGTCGTCCCGTTCGAGGTGACGGTCGGTCGCGTCGGGGGGTGA
- a CDS encoding CopG family transcriptional regulator, with protein MSKITFRADDDLVRRLEEFDASKSEVMREALRAYLDAERGPSESTPTDTTGGTGTPGTTDATTAEEPHPGSLDAVLSDRIDELLAERLDAREAPVGHPARQSPEFTVNVSLDGVSAQNADASVEQTTDAESRKTRPANDDERPKNDPESARKTCGQCGENMGAEHVYCPNCGEKATHRVFCDCGDELRSDWAFCPGCGRRTPAADVLERS; from the coding sequence ATGAGCAAGATCACGTTCCGAGCGGACGACGACCTCGTCCGCCGTCTGGAGGAGTTCGACGCCTCCAAGAGCGAGGTGATGCGCGAGGCACTGCGCGCGTACCTCGACGCGGAGCGTGGCCCGAGCGAGTCGACTCCGACCGACACGACCGGTGGGACCGGCACGCCCGGGACGACCGACGCGACCACTGCCGAGGAGCCACACCCGGGCAGTCTCGACGCGGTGCTGTCCGACCGTATCGACGAACTGCTCGCCGAGCGACTGGACGCGCGGGAGGCTCCGGTCGGTCACCCGGCGCGGCAGAGCCCTGAGTTCACAGTAAACGTCTCGCTCGACGGCGTCTCCGCACAGAACGCCGACGCGTCCGTCGAGCAGACGACCGACGCCGAGTCGCGTAAGACACGTCCTGCAAACGACGACGAGCGGCCGAAGAACGACCCCGAATCGGCGCGTAAGACGTGTGGGCAGTGTGGCGAAAACATGGGTGCAGAGCACGTCTACTGCCCGAACTGCGGCGAGAAGGCGACCCACCGAGTCTTCTGTGACTGCGGCGACGAACTGCGCTCTGACTGGGCCTTCTGCCCGGGGTGTGGCCGCCGGACGCCGGCGGCCGACGTGCTAGAACGGTCGTAA
- the ftsZ gene encoding cell division protein FtsZ, with product MQDIVQDALDNAEAEKREMNADMDDDEFGDPRIVIVGCGGAGNNTINRLYNIGVEGAETIAINTDKQHLKMIEADTKILVGKSLTQGLGAGGDPSMGERATEMAQGTVKEVIGNADLVFVTAGMGGGTGTGAAPVVSKIAKEQGAIVVGMVSTPFNVERARTVKAEEGLEKLRNEADSIIVLDNNRLLDYVPNLPIGKAFSVMDQIIAETVKGISETITQPSLINLDYADMSTIMNQGGVAVMLVGETQDKNKTQEVVNDAMNHPLLDVDYRGASGGLVHITGGPDLTLKEAEGIADNITERLEASANVIWGARIQDEYKGKVRVMAIMTGVQSAQVLGPSTQKQADKSRQSIESADSEFDAKQNANSWQSDGGREEVEQNNGLDVIR from the coding sequence ATGCAGGATATCGTGCAGGACGCCCTCGACAACGCGGAAGCCGAGAAGCGGGAGATGAACGCGGACATGGACGACGACGAGTTCGGGGACCCCCGAATCGTCATCGTCGGCTGTGGTGGTGCCGGCAACAACACGATCAACCGGCTCTACAACATCGGTGTGGAAGGCGCGGAGACGATCGCCATCAACACCGACAAACAGCACCTGAAGATGATCGAAGCCGACACGAAGATCCTGGTCGGCAAGTCGCTCACGCAGGGGCTGGGTGCCGGTGGCGACCCCTCGATGGGGGAGCGCGCCACGGAGATGGCACAGGGGACGGTCAAGGAGGTCATCGGCAACGCCGACCTGGTCTTCGTCACCGCCGGGATGGGTGGCGGGACCGGGACCGGCGCCGCGCCGGTCGTCTCCAAGATCGCCAAAGAGCAGGGTGCGATCGTCGTCGGGATGGTCTCGACGCCGTTCAACGTCGAGCGCGCCCGGACGGTGAAAGCCGAGGAAGGTCTCGAGAAGCTTCGCAACGAGGCCGACTCGATCATCGTCCTCGACAACAACCGCCTGCTCGACTACGTCCCGAACCTGCCCATCGGGAAGGCGTTCTCGGTGATGGACCAGATCATCGCCGAGACCGTCAAGGGGATCTCGGAGACGATCACCCAGCCGAGCCTGATCAACCTCGACTACGCCGACATGTCCACCATCATGAACCAGGGTGGCGTGGCGGTGATGCTCGTCGGGGAGACACAGGACAAGAACAAGACGCAGGAAGTGGTGAACGACGCGATGAACCACCCACTGCTGGACGTGGACTACCGGGGCGCATCCGGCGGTCTCGTCCACATCACGGGTGGCCCGGACCTCACGCTGAAAGAGGCCGAGGGCATCGCGGACAACATCACCGAGCGACTGGAGGCCAGCGCCAACGTGATCTGGGGCGCACGGATCCAGGACGAGTACAAGGGCAAGGTGCGCGTCATGGCGATCATGACGGGCGTCCAGTCCGCGCAGGTACTCGGCCCGAGCACCCAGAAGCAGGCCGACAAGTCCCGCCAGAGCATCGAATCTGCTGACTCGGAGTTCGACGCGAAACAGAACGCGAACTCGTGGCAGTCCGACGGCGGTCGCGAAGAGGTCGAGCAGAACAACGGCCTCGACGTGATCCGCTAG
- a CDS encoding IMPACT family protein codes for MTDTFHTVAGRAEARFEVQGSEFVGYVAPVDTVEAAEAFVAEIREAHPDATHNVPAYRVPAGEPSADRAPGDVMLREYASDDGEPTGSAGKPALNVLQQRDLRNLAVVVTRYYGGTNLGVGGLARAYSRAVKEAVDAAGVVEEVPHERFTATCEYDDSGTVRGILESEGVEFEASYESDVSFAVRVPVAEADALRDRLRSATSGRVELD; via the coding sequence ATGACCGACACATTCCACACCGTCGCCGGCCGCGCCGAGGCACGCTTCGAGGTCCAGGGCTCCGAGTTCGTCGGCTACGTCGCACCGGTCGACACCGTCGAGGCGGCCGAGGCGTTCGTCGCCGAGATCCGCGAGGCACACCCCGACGCGACCCACAACGTCCCCGCGTACCGCGTCCCCGCAGGCGAGCCATCGGCCGACCGCGCGCCCGGCGACGTGATGCTCCGCGAGTACGCGTCGGACGACGGCGAACCGACCGGTTCCGCCGGCAAGCCCGCGCTGAACGTCCTCCAGCAGCGCGATCTCAGAAATCTCGCGGTGGTCGTCACGCGCTACTACGGCGGGACCAACCTCGGCGTCGGCGGTCTCGCGCGAGCCTACTCACGGGCCGTGAAAGAGGCGGTCGACGCGGCCGGCGTCGTCGAGGAAGTCCCCCACGAGCGGTTCACGGCGACCTGCGAGTACGACGACTCCGGGACGGTCCGCGGCATCTTGGAGAGTGAAGGCGTCGAGTTCGAAGCCAGCTACGAGTCCGACGTGTCGTTCGCCGTGCGCGTGCCGGTCGCCGAGGCCGACGCCCTCCGGGACCGCCTCCGGAGTGCGACGAGCGGGCGTGTCGAACTCGACTGA
- a CDS encoding amino acid-binding protein codes for MFDEIMEKFEGSPSQQAVIRLLLERGFSVNEDGRVVSGGIEIPNTGIAREIGVDRRVVDSTTDAILDDPELTRIFRNISAIPSLMDLAPVLDLTVLTVGVADADEPGIVAQVTTLIADYDISIRQTISEDPEFTDDPKLYVITDEPLPGDLLNALVDLDFVRSVELS; via the coding sequence ATGTTCGACGAGATCATGGAGAAGTTCGAGGGGAGCCCGAGCCAGCAGGCGGTCATCCGTCTCTTGCTCGAACGCGGCTTCTCGGTGAACGAGGACGGCCGGGTCGTCTCCGGGGGGATCGAGATCCCCAACACCGGCATCGCCCGCGAGATCGGCGTGGACCGCCGGGTCGTGGACTCGACGACCGACGCCATCCTCGACGACCCCGAGTTGACGCGCATCTTCCGGAACATCTCCGCGATCCCGAGTCTGATGGACCTCGCGCCGGTGCTCGACCTCACCGTCCTCACCGTGGGCGTCGCCGACGCCGACGAACCGGGCATCGTCGCACAGGTCACGACGCTGATCGCCGACTACGACATCTCGATCCGCCAGACGATCAGCGAGGACCCGGAGTTCACCGACGACCCCAAACTGTACGTCATCACCGACGAACCGCTCCCGGGCGACCTGCTGAACGCACTCGTCGATCTCGACTTCGTCCGGTCGGTCGAACTGTCGTGA
- a CDS encoding translation initiation factor IF-2 subunit beta yields the protein MDYEASLDRALDEVPDLGGSDERLVVPDAQAQKDGAFTRLTNLSAIADALARDPEHLHRSIQRELGTNGQYEDGRARYNGNFSGSDFDATVRSYMDEYVLCSECGLPDTRLVTEGRNQMLRCDACGAFRPVAKRSSSSQRTERPDVEEGRTYEVKITGTGRKGDGVAEKGKYTIFVPGAQEGDVVQIYIENISGTLAFAKLV from the coding sequence ATGGACTACGAAGCGAGCCTCGACAGGGCGCTCGACGAGGTGCCGGACCTCGGCGGTTCAGACGAGCGTCTCGTCGTCCCCGACGCTCAGGCACAGAAAGACGGCGCGTTCACACGACTGACGAACCTCTCGGCCATCGCCGACGCACTGGCCCGCGATCCCGAACACCTCCACCGGTCGATCCAGCGCGAACTCGGGACGAACGGCCAGTACGAGGACGGTCGTGCGCGCTACAACGGGAACTTCTCCGGGAGCGACTTCGACGCCACCGTCCGGAGCTACATGGACGAGTACGTCCTCTGTTCGGAGTGTGGCCTGCCGGACACCCGCCTCGTCACCGAGGGGCGCAACCAGATGCTCCGGTGTGACGCCTGCGGGGCGTTCCGCCCGGTCGCCAAGCGCAGTTCCAGCAGCCAGCGCACCGAGCGCCCGGACGTCGAGGAGGGGCGCACCTACGAGGTCAAGATCACCGGCACCGGCCGCAAGGGCGACGGTGTCGCCGAGAAGGGCAAGTACACCATCTTCGTCCCCGGCGCACAGGAGGGCGACGTGGTACAGATCTACATCGAGAACATCTCCGGCACGCTCGCGTTCGCCAAACTCGTCTGA
- the hisA gene encoding 1-(5-phosphoribosyl)-5-[(5-phosphoribosylamino)methylideneamino]imidazole-4-carboxamide isomerase codes for MSHFPEFEVVPAVDMQDGEVVQLVQGERGTEKRYGDPVEAAERWIAEGAQSLHLVDLDGAFEGERENAPAVEAIREAVDVPIQLGGGIRTAEDAIDLLDRGVDRVILGTAAVETPEIVAEISEVHPDSVVVSLDAKDGEVVVSGWTEGTGLDPAEAAERYEDLGAGGILFTDVDVEGRLAGVRTEGVERLVEAVEIPVIASGGVASVDDVRALREAGASAVVVGTALYEGRFTLREAMDA; via the coding sequence ATGAGCCACTTTCCGGAGTTCGAGGTCGTCCCCGCCGTCGATATGCAAGACGGCGAGGTCGTCCAACTCGTGCAGGGTGAACGCGGGACGGAGAAACGCTACGGCGACCCGGTCGAGGCCGCCGAACGCTGGATCGCCGAGGGCGCACAGAGCCTCCACCTCGTGGACCTCGACGGTGCCTTCGAGGGCGAACGCGAGAACGCGCCCGCAGTCGAGGCCATCCGCGAGGCGGTCGACGTGCCGATCCAACTCGGCGGGGGTATCCGGACGGCCGAGGACGCCATCGACCTCCTCGACCGGGGCGTGGACCGCGTGATCCTCGGGACCGCCGCCGTCGAGACGCCCGAGATCGTCGCCGAGATCAGCGAGGTCCACCCCGACAGCGTGGTCGTGAGCCTCGACGCGAAAGACGGCGAGGTCGTCGTCTCCGGGTGGACTGAGGGCACCGGTCTCGACCCGGCCGAGGCCGCCGAGCGCTACGAGGACCTCGGCGCGGGTGGCATCCTCTTCACCGACGTCGACGTGGAGGGACGACTCGCGGGCGTCAGAACCGAAGGCGTCGAGCGACTGGTCGAGGCGGTCGAGATTCCCGTGATCGCCAGTGGCGGGGTCGCCTCGGTCGACGACGTGCGGGCGCTCCGCGAGGCCGGCGCGAGCGCGGTCGTCGTCGGCACCGCACTCTACGAGGGCCGGTTCACGCTCCGCGAGGCGATGGACGCCTGA
- the metX gene encoding homoserine O-acetyltransferase MetX: MTTRDSADLGAFTFECGQAIDDLRVAYETYGEFDGDNAVLVCHALTGSQHVAGFAGGGSETSGQARAWWNDIVGPGKAIDTNDYYVVCANVPGSCYGTSGPASEGPDGDPYGTDFPPVTVGDWSRAQRRLLDHLGVGRLRAVVGGSVGGMNVLDWAARYPDDADLIVPVATAARLDPQCLAIDAIARRAITTDPNWQGGAYYGTGETPDDGLALARQLGHVMYLSKASMADKFGRRSAGRDAIRDTFPSDPAAGFFPYRDVESYLDYNAERFVERFDANSYLYLTRAMDDFDLSEGYESDADALAAFEGEALVMSFTGDWHFTTDQAEELAEAFRTSDVGVAHHVIDSDHGHDAFLVEPEKVGPPLRDFLDSGLAGRSVTDTVESDEDDESDFAPVHNSLFSG; the protein is encoded by the coding sequence ATGACGACCCGCGACAGCGCCGACCTCGGCGCGTTCACCTTCGAGTGCGGGCAGGCCATCGACGACCTCCGGGTCGCCTACGAGACCTACGGCGAGTTCGACGGCGACAACGCGGTCCTCGTCTGTCACGCCCTGACCGGGAGCCAGCACGTCGCCGGGTTCGCGGGCGGCGGGAGCGAGACGAGTGGACAGGCCCGCGCGTGGTGGAACGACATCGTCGGCCCGGGGAAGGCCATCGACACGAACGACTACTACGTGGTCTGTGCGAACGTCCCCGGTTCCTGTTACGGCACCAGCGGTCCCGCCAGCGAGGGTCCGGACGGCGATCCCTACGGGACCGACTTCCCGCCGGTGACGGTCGGCGACTGGAGTCGCGCACAGCGCCGCCTGCTCGATCACCTCGGCGTCGGTCGTCTCCGCGCGGTCGTCGGGGGGAGCGTCGGCGGGATGAACGTCCTCGACTGGGCGGCCCGCTACCCGGACGACGCCGACCTGATCGTCCCGGTCGCCACCGCCGCGCGACTCGACCCGCAGTGTCTCGCCATCGACGCCATCGCCCGGCGAGCGATCACCACCGACCCGAACTGGCAGGGCGGGGCGTACTACGGCACCGGCGAGACACCGGACGACGGACTCGCGCTGGCCCGCCAACTCGGGCACGTGATGTACCTCTCGAAGGCGTCGATGGCGGACAAGTTCGGCCGGCGCTCGGCCGGGCGGGACGCCATCAGGGACACGTTCCCCTCCGATCCGGCGGCGGGCTTCTTCCCGTACCGCGACGTGGAGTCGTACCTCGACTACAACGCCGAGCGCTTCGTGGAGCGCTTCGACGCCAACAGCTACCTCTATCTGACGCGAGCGATGGACGACTTCGACCTCTCGGAGGGGTACGAGTCGGACGCCGACGCACTCGCCGCCTTCGAGGGCGAGGCGCTGGTGATGTCCTTCACGGGCGACTGGCACTTCACGACCGACCAAGCAGAGGAGTTGGCCGAGGCGTTCCGGACCTCGGACGTGGGTGTCGCCCACCACGTGATCGACTCGGACCACGGCCACGACGCCTTCCTCGTCGAACCGGAGAAGGTCGGCCCGCCACTGCGTGACTTCCTCGATTCGGGACTCGCCGGGCGGTCGGTGACCGACACGGTGGAGAGCGACGAGGACGACGAGAGCGACTTCGCGCCGGTCCACAACAGTCTGTTCTCGGGGTGA